Proteins encoded together in one Acholeplasma hippikon window:
- a CDS encoding cation-translocating P-type ATPase — protein MKKIYQLSTDEILKELGTSNQGLSTEEASKRLSTNGKNKLDEAKKRHFILRFLDQFKDFMVIVLLVAAAISFIAAILENKMTETFEGVLILAIVVINALLGLMQEAKAEKALESIKKMSAPHATVIRDGKEVVLDVEDIVVGDIIVLQAGDYIPADVRIIQSVNLKADESALTGEPVPVEKITDAIHKDEVPLGDRVNLGFMSTVVTYGRGLAVVTSVGMQTEIGKIAEMLSNTETEETPLQKSIAQLGKTLAIIAFIIVGVIFAIQIITALVKGVSPDWLEAFMSSVALAVAAIPEGLPAIITIVLSLGMTNLVKQRAIMRTLPAVETLGSTSIICSDKTGTLTQNVMTITDTYLYQQNDKVSDLKSVEGSLKKLVDFGVLCNDTKVRVKDDKFLKIGDPTEIALTDLAINTGFNPLDILANFPRVHELPFDSNRKLMTTVHEIDGKFVSITKGAPDIVLSRSVSYEVNGHVETINDKVSNVYLTENNNMADRALRVLAVAYKVFDKNTDITKLLHTELENDLTMLGLVGMIDPARPEVKDAIVETKRAGITTIMITGDHKNTAVAIATELGILENGHLAITGKELDQMSDEEFDAKLSQIRVYARVSPENKVRIVTAWKKTGLIVAMTGDGVNDAPSIKKADIGIAMGITGTEVAKGAADMILTDDNFATIVGAVSEGRAIFANIKKAIHFLLSCNIGEIVTILLGVTLGLALFPNVENLVILSAVQILWVNLVTDSFMAIAIGLDPKEPDIMNYPPRDNSKSIFADGLGFRIGWQGIMIGSLTFAAFFIGYNIAPADHELIHAQTLTFMVLSISQLFHSFNVRSEKYSIFQLKPNKYLIMAFFGCLALQLVTVFVPAIAENVFKVDDVHYWRFIDWMVVIGLSITPLVVVEIQKLIKRFLNK, from the coding sequence ATGAAAAAAATATATCAACTATCAACTGATGAAATCCTAAAAGAATTAGGAACATCAAACCAAGGTTTATCTACTGAAGAGGCTAGTAAGCGTCTTTCAACAAACGGTAAGAATAAACTTGATGAAGCAAAAAAGAGACATTTTATTTTAAGGTTCTTAGATCAATTCAAAGACTTCATGGTAATTGTTTTATTAGTTGCTGCTGCTATTTCATTTATTGCTGCAATTTTAGAAAACAAAATGACTGAAACCTTTGAAGGGGTATTAATTCTAGCAATCGTTGTCATCAACGCTTTATTAGGGTTAATGCAAGAAGCTAAAGCGGAAAAGGCTTTAGAATCAATTAAAAAAATGTCAGCACCACATGCTACAGTTATTCGTGATGGTAAAGAAGTTGTCTTAGATGTAGAAGACATTGTTGTTGGTGACATCATTGTCTTACAAGCCGGCGACTATATACCTGCTGACGTTAGGATCATTCAATCTGTAAACTTAAAAGCTGATGAATCTGCTTTAACCGGTGAACCAGTCCCAGTTGAAAAGATTACTGATGCAATTCATAAAGATGAAGTCCCTCTTGGCGATAGGGTCAACTTAGGTTTCATGAGTACAGTTGTTACTTATGGACGCGGGTTAGCTGTTGTAACTTCTGTTGGTATGCAAACTGAAATCGGTAAAATTGCTGAAATGTTATCAAATACAGAAACTGAAGAAACACCACTTCAAAAGAGTATCGCTCAATTAGGAAAAACATTAGCAATTATTGCTTTTATTATCGTAGGTGTAATTTTTGCAATCCAAATTATTACAGCTTTAGTTAAGGGCGTTAGTCCTGACTGGTTAGAAGCATTTATGAGTTCAGTTGCCTTAGCGGTTGCTGCAATTCCTGAAGGCTTACCTGCTATTATCACAATTGTTCTATCACTTGGTATGACAAATCTAGTTAAACAAAGAGCAATCATGAGAACATTACCAGCAGTTGAAACTTTAGGTTCAACATCAATTATTTGTTCAGATAAAACAGGTACATTAACTCAAAACGTGATGACAATTACTGATACTTATTTATATCAACAAAACGATAAAGTAAGCGACTTAAAATCAGTTGAAGGTTCTTTAAAGAAATTAGTTGATTTTGGTGTATTATGTAATGATACAAAAGTTCGAGTTAAAGATGATAAATTCTTAAAAATTGGTGATCCAACTGAAATTGCTTTAACGGACCTTGCAATTAACACAGGATTCAATCCACTTGATATACTTGCAAACTTCCCAAGAGTACATGAATTACCATTCGACTCAAACCGCAAATTAATGACAACAGTTCATGAAATCGATGGTAAATTCGTTTCTATTACAAAAGGTGCTCCAGATATTGTCTTATCACGTTCTGTATCATATGAAGTTAATGGTCATGTTGAAACAATCAATGATAAAGTATCTAATGTTTATTTAACTGAAAACAATAATATGGCTGATAGAGCTTTACGCGTATTAGCAGTTGCTTATAAAGTATTTGATAAAAATACTGATATTACAAAACTATTACACACTGAATTAGAAAATGATTTAACAATGCTAGGTTTAGTTGGTATGATTGACCCAGCAAGACCTGAAGTAAAAGATGCTATCGTAGAAACTAAACGTGCTGGAATCACTACAATCATGATTACTGGTGACCATAAAAACACTGCTGTTGCAATCGCAACTGAATTAGGTATTTTAGAAAATGGTCATTTAGCAATTACAGGTAAAGAATTAGATCAAATGTCTGATGAGGAGTTTGATGCTAAATTATCTCAAATTAGAGTTTATGCACGTGTATCACCAGAAAATAAAGTTAGAATTGTTACTGCTTGGAAAAAAACTGGTTTAATTGTAGCGATGACTGGCGATGGTGTTAACGATGCGCCATCAATCAAAAAAGCTGATATCGGTATTGCAATGGGTATTACAGGTACTGAAGTTGCTAAGGGTGCGGCTGATATGATTCTTACAGATGATAACTTCGCAACAATTGTTGGTGCTGTATCAGAAGGTCGTGCAATCTTCGCAAATATTAAAAAGGCAATTCACTTCTTACTTTCATGTAATATCGGCGAAATTGTTACCATTTTATTAGGCGTTACATTAGGTTTAGCATTGTTCCCAAATGTTGAAAATTTAGTCATTTTAAGTGCTGTACAAATTCTTTGGGTTAACCTAGTAACTGACTCATTCATGGCAATTGCAATCGGTTTAGATCCTAAAGAACCTGATATTATGAACTACCCTCCACGTGATAATTCTAAATCAATCTTTGCTGATGGTTTAGGATTTAGAATTGGATGGCAAGGAATTATGATTGGTTCATTAACTTTTGCTGCATTCTTTATCGGATATAACATTGCACCTGCTGATCATGAATTAATCCATGCGCAAACATTAACATTCATGGTATTATCAATTTCTCAATTATTCCATTCATTTAACGTTCGTTCAGAAAAATATTCAATCTTCCAATTAAAACCAAATAAATACTTAATTATGGCGTTCTTTGGCTGTTTAGCACTTCAATTAGTGACTGTATTTGTTCCAGCAATTGCTGAAAATGTGTTTAAAGTTGATGATGTTCATTATTGGAGATTTATTGATTGGATGGTCGTGATTGGATTATCAATCACACCTTTAGTTGTTGTAGAAATTCAAAAGCTTATTAAACGTTTTTTAAATAAATAA